A single Nostoc sp. PCC 7107 DNA region contains:
- the prmC gene encoding peptide chain release factor N(5)-glutamine methyltransferase, which produces MADQQPQVVSGLQLWQWRSQAMQGAIATAVPPSEVDWLLQEIAGLDRLSIRLESFKDWDKIAIAISLADLEKLWQKRLHDRLPVQYIAGVTPWRKFKLTVSSAVLIPRPETECIIDLAVAAIAQNQTKTPLDQGHWIDLGTGSGAIAIGLADAFPKATIHAVDYSTAALEIAQINAQNLGFANRIHFYQGSWWEPLTIMKGQFSGMVSNPPYIPTETVATLEPEVIQHEPHLALDGGADGLDDIRYLIDVSSSYLQPGGVWLIEMMAGQAGAVRELLQNQGSYCNIQIHTDLEGIERFALAYVKRNREQGTGDR; this is translated from the coding sequence ATGGCAGATCAACAGCCACAAGTAGTTTCTGGGTTACAACTTTGGCAGTGGCGCAGCCAAGCAATGCAAGGTGCAATCGCCACTGCTGTACCACCATCAGAAGTTGATTGGCTGTTGCAAGAAATCGCTGGTTTAGACCGCTTGTCAATACGTTTAGAATCTTTCAAGGACTGGGATAAAATAGCGATCGCTATATCTTTGGCTGATTTAGAAAAGCTTTGGCAAAAAAGATTACATGATCGCTTACCAGTGCAGTACATTGCCGGAGTTACACCTTGGCGAAAATTTAAGCTGACTGTGTCGAGTGCGGTGTTAATTCCGCGACCAGAGACAGAGTGCATAATTGATTTAGCAGTAGCGGCGATCGCCCAAAATCAGACTAAAACCCCATTAGACCAAGGACATTGGATAGACTTGGGAACTGGGAGTGGTGCGATCGCCATTGGACTGGCTGACGCATTCCCAAAAGCCACAATTCATGCTGTTGACTACAGTACCGCCGCTTTAGAAATTGCCCAAATTAACGCTCAAAATCTGGGATTTGCCAACAGGATTCACTTTTATCAAGGTTCTTGGTGGGAACCATTAACAATCATGAAAGGCCAATTCAGTGGTATGGTTTCTAACCCGCCATATATTCCGACGGAAACTGTGGCTACCTTAGAACCAGAAGTGATACAGCATGAACCACATTTGGCATTAGATGGTGGTGCTGATGGTTTAGATGATATCCGCTATTTAATTGATGTCTCCTCCAGTTATTTGCAGCCTGGGGGAGTGTGGCTGATTGAAATGATGGCCGGACAAGCGGGTGCAGTCAGAGAGCTTTTGCAAAATCAAGGTAGCTATTGCAATATTCAAATTCACACTGATTTAGAGGGAATTGAACGTTTTGCTTTAGCTTATGTGAAAAGGAATAGGGAACAGGGAACAGGTGATAGGTGA
- a CDS encoding Tic22 family protein, which translates to MKALVRWGATLGLIGSTLLGTVFVGNVPVWALSEQQIKEKLDSVPVYLITNDKGLPLSRPLPDGQNGQKPGGSVTGVYLSRQEAQAFIKQLQSTNKDPKMAEIVKSLQVTAVPLGIIYQQLQQTKNQPNRLVFAFKPVDQDVKGALELLNQSGQKIDQFRSVPIFAVRFAPDQGYVPIKLTNDKEQVVPLFVSKQDAQGLLNQVKPKYPKADIQVIDIDGVIKTLQDKNEDWLKQVVLVPSQESREYIRTLPKDSATGNNRQPAAKPKR; encoded by the coding sequence ATGAAAGCATTAGTTCGCTGGGGCGCAACATTGGGTTTAATCGGGAGTACTCTGTTAGGCACAGTTTTTGTCGGTAACGTCCCAGTGTGGGCATTATCAGAACAACAAATAAAAGAAAAACTCGACTCAGTACCAGTGTATCTAATTACCAATGATAAAGGATTGCCCTTGAGTCGTCCTTTACCTGATGGTCAAAATGGTCAAAAACCGGGTGGTTCAGTCACAGGTGTTTATCTTAGCCGCCAGGAAGCTCAAGCCTTTATTAAGCAACTGCAAAGTACGAACAAAGACCCCAAAATGGCAGAAATTGTCAAAAGTCTTCAGGTGACGGCTGTACCTTTGGGAATCATCTATCAGCAGTTACAACAAACTAAAAACCAGCCTAACCGTTTGGTATTTGCTTTTAAACCAGTGGATCAGGATGTCAAAGGAGCGCTGGAATTGCTGAACCAAAGCGGTCAAAAAATAGATCAGTTTAGGAGTGTGCCGATTTTTGCAGTTAGATTTGCACCTGATCAAGGCTATGTACCCATTAAACTGACAAACGACAAAGAACAAGTCGTGCCTTTATTTGTGAGTAAGCAAGATGCACAAGGTTTATTAAACCAAGTAAAACCAAAATATCCGAAAGCTGATATTCAAGTAATTGACATAGACGGCGTGATCAAAACTTTACAAGATAAAAATGAGGATTGGCTCAAACAAGTGGTTTTAGTGCCATCTCAAGAATCCAGAGAGTATATCAGAACTCTACCAAAAGATTCGGCTACTGGTAATAATCGCCAGCCTGCGGCAAAGCCAAAACGTTAA
- a CDS encoding GNAT family N-acetyltransferase: protein MGFWKTWFSTPESVATNKTTSVEENTGEFGSSNAGDPGARNAERIVFSTERDIDLYELEELCDAVGWSRRPLRKVKKAIEHSFLVASMWQVRGNQRRLIGFARATSDHAFNATIWDVVVHPDYQGKGLGKALMKYVLKKLRSEEISNVTLFADPHVVDFYRGMGFMSDPEGIKGMFWYPH from the coding sequence ATGGGTTTTTGGAAAACTTGGTTTAGTACTCCTGAATCTGTAGCGACAAATAAAACAACCTCAGTTGAAGAGAATACAGGTGAATTTGGCAGTTCTAATGCTGGCGATCCTGGGGCGCGGAATGCGGAACGGATCGTTTTTAGCACAGAGCGAGATATTGACCTGTATGAGTTAGAAGAACTGTGTGATGCAGTGGGTTGGTCGCGTCGTCCGTTAAGAAAAGTGAAAAAAGCCATAGAGCATAGTTTTCTCGTTGCCTCCATGTGGCAAGTACGAGGAAATCAAAGGCGGCTTATTGGTTTTGCCCGTGCTACCTCAGATCATGCGTTTAATGCCACGATTTGGGATGTAGTAGTTCATCCAGACTATCAGGGGAAAGGGCTGGGTAAGGCATTAATGAAATACGTACTCAAAAAACTCAGAAGCGAAGAAATCAGTAATGTAACTCTATTTGCTGATCCGCATGTTGTTGATTTTTATCGGGGGATGGGTTTTATGTCAGATCCTGAAGGCATTAAAGGTATGTTTTGGTATCCTCACTAA
- a CDS encoding alpha/beta fold hydrolase, with protein MATIEILGVPHAYELTAPTTSPHALVFIHGWLNSRGYWQPVISRLSIDLQCLSYDLRGFGESQSQTETDVDREETTNSLASQQFDSLYTPTAYAQDLLTLLQELNITSAWLIGHSLGGTIALWAAALMPDRVQGVICINAGGGIYLKEAFEQFRSAGQRFLQVRPRWLSQLPLIDLLFTRASVASPLDRYWARQRVIDFVVADPEAAVGALLDSTTEEEVNRLPQLVSQLKQPVYFLAGADDKVMEPKYVRHLASFHRLFQYCGDNVIEIPDCGHLAMLEQPDAVASHIRSIVNGQTILDFGF; from the coding sequence ATGGCAACCATAGAAATCCTAGGCGTTCCACACGCATACGAGTTAACGGCTCCTACTACCTCCCCCCATGCTTTGGTGTTCATCCACGGTTGGCTAAATAGTCGTGGGTACTGGCAACCTGTGATTTCCCGTCTGTCAATAGATTTACAGTGTCTATCTTATGATTTGCGCGGTTTTGGTGAGTCACAGTCCCAGACAGAAACTGATGTTGATCGGGAAGAAACTACTAACAGTTTGGCATCCCAACAATTTGATTCTCTCTATACACCAACTGCTTATGCTCAAGATTTATTAACATTGTTACAAGAGCTAAATATTACTAGCGCGTGGCTGATTGGCCACTCTTTGGGCGGCACGATAGCACTTTGGGCAGCGGCCTTAATGCCTGATCGGGTTCAAGGCGTGATCTGTATCAACGCTGGTGGGGGCATTTATCTGAAGGAAGCTTTTGAACAATTTCGTTCAGCCGGTCAGCGATTTTTACAAGTTCGTCCGCGTTGGTTATCTCAGCTACCTTTGATTGATTTGTTATTCACTAGAGCTAGTGTTGCCAGCCCTTTAGACCGTTATTGGGCGCGTCAACGGGTGATAGATTTTGTGGTTGCTGACCCAGAAGCTGCTGTAGGAGCGCTATTAGACTCTACAACAGAAGAAGAAGTTAATCGCTTACCTCAGTTAGTTTCGCAATTAAAACAGCCCGTTTACTTTTTGGCTGGTGCCGATGACAAGGTGATGGAACCCAAGTATGTTCGCCATTTAGCGAGCTTTCATCGGCTTTTTCAATACTGTGGTGACAATGTGATTGAAATTCCCGATTGTGGACATTTAGCTATGTTAGAACAACCGGATGCTGTTGCAAGTCATATTCGGTCAATTGTCAATGGTCAAACAATTTTAGATTTTGGATTTTAG
- a CDS encoding RNA-guided endonuclease TnpB family protein, producing MTFRLYPNEKTELILRYHRKLHKDLYNAAVNNRFNQYKIYNHKVDYFEQQNCLPAFKDVWVEYKELPSHALQATLKRVDFAFERWFKGLGKRPRFKSIRHYSGWTYPDCAGFKVESEGENGYLNLSKIGRIQMRGQALGWGKSTTCTIVYRNSKWYASITVDVLDQALKPKVLPVGAIGIDLGCKAALSITDGENHQQIDAPKFLRNAEQKIKKASKEKRRKRAPNRNKKIKASRRYKKAQSKVTKLVRKVGNQRQNWVHQVAAEIVSGNSFVATEKLEVKNMTSKAKKGKRKKQKAGLNKSILDVAFGMLRNTIKYKVEQIGGVFVEVPTKKVKPSQTCPKCGHQHKKTLDIRVHNCVVCGYVQDRDIAAAEVMLYWSKGTLPGLGTSLVVAESPSSPTSTGKRKQSGSMRQLGAKKRQKSTEKLAKNELGDVETHSSGEANCG from the coding sequence ATGACTTTTCGGTTATACCCAAACGAGAAAACTGAATTAATTTTGCGGTATCACCGAAAGCTCCACAAGGACTTGTACAATGCCGCAGTAAATAACAGATTTAACCAGTACAAAATCTATAATCACAAAGTTGATTATTTTGAGCAACAGAATTGTTTGCCAGCATTTAAAGATGTTTGGGTAGAGTACAAAGAACTTCCCAGCCATGCACTGCAAGCAACATTAAAACGTGTTGATTTTGCATTTGAGCGTTGGTTTAAAGGGCTAGGTAAGCGTCCGAGATTTAAGTCAATTAGACATTATTCAGGATGGACTTATCCAGACTGTGCAGGTTTTAAAGTAGAATCTGAAGGCGAAAACGGATATCTCAATCTGTCTAAAATTGGACGTATTCAGATGCGGGGGCAGGCTTTGGGTTGGGGTAAATCAACTACTTGCACTATCGTTTATCGCAATAGTAAATGGTACGCATCTATTACTGTTGATGTGCTAGACCAAGCATTAAAGCCTAAAGTTCTACCAGTTGGTGCAATTGGTATTGACTTAGGTTGTAAAGCAGCATTATCAATTACGGATGGAGAGAATCATCAACAAATCGATGCTCCTAAGTTTTTGAGAAATGCTGAACAGAAAATCAAAAAAGCTTCTAAGGAGAAGAGGCGTAAACGCGCACCAAATAGAAACAAAAAAATTAAAGCTTCTAGACGATATAAAAAAGCCCAATCAAAGGTTACTAAGCTAGTTCGTAAAGTTGGTAATCAAAGACAAAACTGGGTACATCAAGTAGCAGCAGAAATTGTAAGCGGTAATAGCTTCGTTGCGACTGAAAAACTAGAAGTAAAAAACATGACTAGTAAAGCAAAGAAAGGCAAGCGTAAAAAGCAAAAAGCAGGACTGAATAAGTCAATACTAGATGTTGCTTTTGGAATGCTTCGCAATACCATCAAGTACAAAGTTGAGCAAATTGGTGGTGTATTTGTAGAAGTTCCAACGAAGAAAGTAAAGCCTAGTCAAACCTGTCCGAAGTGTGGTCATCAACATAAAAAAACTCTTGATATTCGAGTTCATAATTGTGTTGTTTGCGGATACGTGCAGGATAGGGATATTGCTGCTGCCGAAGTAATGCTTTATTGGTCTAAAGGTACTCTACCGGGGTTAGGAACTAGCCTCGTAGTCGCAGAGTCGCCTAGCTCTCCCACATCTACTGGTAAGCGTAAGCAATCTGGATCGATGAGGCAACTAGGGGCGAAGAAGCGACAAAAATCTACAGAAAAACTCGCTAAAAACGAACTGGGGGATGTAGAAACCCACAGTTCAGGCGAAGCCAATTGTGGGTAG
- the tnpA gene encoding IS200/IS605 family transposase produces the protein MLSRKGSHAVFSIHLHFVFITKYRKKVITAPILERMHEIFANICIKTNCILVEFSGEEDHVHLLVDYHPDNNISDFTSSLKSASSRVIRKEFKEHIEKFYWKPLFWSSSYYVASSGGAPIDQLRQYIKEQDAPTE, from the coding sequence ATGCTTTCTCGTAAAGGGTCACACGCTGTTTTTTCTATTCACTTACATTTCGTTTTTATTACTAAGTATCGTAAAAAAGTAATTACCGCACCAATCCTTGAGAGGATGCACGAGATTTTTGCAAATATTTGCATTAAAACTAATTGCATTTTGGTTGAATTCTCAGGTGAAGAAGACCATGTACATTTACTGGTGGACTATCACCCAGACAACAATATTTCTGACTTTACCTCTAGTTTAAAATCTGCTAGTAGTAGGGTCATTCGTAAAGAATTTAAGGAGCATATTGAAAAGTTTTACTGGAAACCTTTGTTTTGGTCTAGCTCGTATTATGTAGCGTCAAGTGGCGGCGCACCGATTGATCAACTTAGGCAATATATTAAAGAGCAAGATGCACCGACCGAATAA
- the tsaD gene encoding tRNA (adenosine(37)-N6)-threonylcarbamoyltransferase complex transferase subunit TsaD: MANVLAIETSCDETAVAIVNNRQVHSSIIASQIPVHQQYGGVVPEVASRQHLETINEAIAQALEQTQLDWSKIDGIAATCAPGLVGALLVGLTAAKTLAIVHNKPFLGVHHLEGHIYATYLSEPTLDPPFLSLLVSGGHTSLIYVKDCGNYETLGETRDDAAGEAFDKVARLLNLGYPGGPVIDKLAQEGDPQAFALPEGKVSLPGGGFHRYDGSFSGLKTAVLRLVQQLEKDGGQIPIADLAASFQATVAKALTKRAIACALDYGLNTIAVGGGVAANSGLRQHLQAAASEHNLRVLFPPMKFCTDNAAMIACAASEHLSRGHVSPLTLGVESRLSLSQVMKLYNR, translated from the coding sequence ATGGCAAACGTTTTAGCAATCGAAACCAGTTGTGATGAAACTGCTGTCGCAATTGTTAACAATCGTCAAGTTCACAGTAGTATCATCGCTTCCCAAATCCCAGTCCATCAGCAATATGGTGGAGTTGTGCCGGAAGTGGCATCCCGCCAGCATTTGGAAACGATCAACGAGGCGATCGCCCAAGCGCTAGAACAAACTCAATTAGACTGGTCAAAAATCGATGGCATTGCCGCCACTTGCGCCCCTGGTCTTGTAGGAGCCTTGTTGGTGGGATTAACTGCTGCCAAAACTTTAGCGATTGTACACAATAAACCATTTTTGGGAGTTCATCACCTCGAAGGCCACATTTACGCGACTTACTTGAGTGAGCCAACTTTAGATCCCCCTTTTCTTAGCTTACTGGTTTCAGGCGGACATACAAGCTTGATTTATGTTAAAGACTGTGGTAATTACGAAACCCTGGGTGAAACCCGTGATGATGCTGCGGGGGAAGCCTTTGATAAGGTGGCACGACTGTTAAATCTAGGTTATCCAGGCGGCCCAGTTATTGACAAGTTAGCACAGGAGGGCGATCCCCAAGCCTTTGCCTTGCCAGAAGGGAAAGTTTCGCTGCCAGGTGGAGGCTTTCATCGCTATGATGGCAGTTTTAGTGGCTTAAAGACAGCAGTGCTAAGGCTAGTGCAGCAATTAGAGAAAGATGGTGGGCAAATCCCCATAGCAGACCTAGCCGCAAGTTTTCAGGCGACTGTAGCCAAAGCACTCACCAAAAGAGCGATCGCCTGCGCCCTTGACTACGGTCTGAATACGATTGCTGTTGGTGGCGGAGTCGCAGCAAATAGTGGGTTGAGACAGCACTTGCAAGCAGCCGCCAGTGAACATAACCTCCGCGTCCTGTTCCCACCAATGAAATTTTGTACCGATAACGCCGCCATGATCGCCTGTGCTGCATCTGAGCATTTATCTCGTGGTCACGTCTCACCGTTGACATTGGGTGTTGAATCCCGCTTATCCCTGAGTCAGGTGATGAAGTTATATAACAGGTGA
- a CDS encoding photosystem I reaction center protein PsaF subunit III, which produces MRRLFALILAICLWFNFAPPAKALGANLTPCQDNPAFQALAKNARNTTADPQSGQKRFERYSQALCGPEGYPHLIVDGRLDRAGDFLIPSILFLYIAGWIGWVGRTYLIAIRKGSDTEQKEIQIDLALALPIIATGFAWPAAALKEFLSGELTAKDSEIPISPR; this is translated from the coding sequence ATGCGACGATTGTTTGCTTTGATTTTAGCGATTTGTCTTTGGTTTAATTTTGCTCCACCAGCGAAAGCTCTAGGGGCTAATCTTACACCCTGCCAAGACAATCCCGCATTTCAAGCACTAGCCAAAAATGCCCGGAATACCACTGCCGATCCTCAATCAGGTCAAAAGAGATTTGAACGTTACTCTCAAGCGCTTTGTGGCCCCGAAGGCTATCCTCACTTGATTGTTGATGGTCGTCTAGACCGTGCTGGGGACTTTTTGATTCCTAGCATTCTGTTTCTCTATATTGCTGGTTGGATTGGCTGGGTAGGTCGTACTTATCTAATCGCAATTAGAAAAGGATCTGACACCGAACAAAAAGAAATCCAAATTGATTTGGCTCTAGCACTACCCATCATAGCCACGGGTTTTGCTTGGCCAGCAGCCGCTTTGAAAGAATTTCTTTCTGGCGAATTAACTGCTAAAGATTCGGAAATACCCATTTCTCCTCGTTAG
- the psaJ gene encoding photosystem I reaction center subunit IX → MAEKSDQSSYLIKFISTAPVAATIWLTITAGILIEFNRFFPDLLFHPLP, encoded by the coding sequence ATGGCTGAAAAAAGCGATCAATCATCCTATTTGATTAAATTTATTTCCACAGCACCAGTGGCCGCTACTATCTGGCTGACAATTACAGCAGGTATTTTGATTGAGTTTAACCGCTTTTTCCCCGACCTACTGTTCCACCCACTGCCATAA
- a CDS encoding photosystem I reaction center protein subunit XI, producing MAQAVDASKNLPSDVRNREVVFPAERDPQLGNLETPVNSSPVVKWFINNLPAYRLGLTPFRRGLEVGMAHGYWIFGPFAKYGPLRNAENANLAGLLAAITLVIFLTGGLSLYANSNPAKALNSVTGASAPDAFLSKEGWNNFASAFLIGGIGGAVVAYFLTSNIAIIQGLVG from the coding sequence ATGGCGCAAGCAGTAGACGCATCCAAAAATCTGCCCAGCGATGTGAGAAACCGGGAAGTAGTGTTTCCCGCAGAACGCGATCCTCAACTGGGTAATCTCGAAACCCCAGTTAATTCTTCTCCTGTAGTCAAGTGGTTCATCAATAACTTGCCAGCTTATCGTCTAGGTCTCACTCCTTTTAGACGTGGGCTAGAAGTTGGTATGGCACATGGCTACTGGATATTTGGCCCCTTTGCTAAATATGGCCCCCTGCGTAATGCAGAAAATGCTAACCTAGCAGGCTTACTAGCAGCGATCACCCTAGTAATTTTTCTGACAGGTGGTTTATCTTTATATGCCAATAGCAATCCTGCTAAAGCCCTGAATAGCGTAACTGGAGCTTCAGCCCCAGATGCTTTTCTATCAAAAGAAGGCTGGAATAATTTTGCCAGCGCTTTCTTAATTGGTGGCATTGGTGGTGCGGTAGTTGCTTACTTCTTGACTAGCAATATCGCCATCATCCAAGGTTTAGTGGGCTAA
- the gmk gene encoding guanylate kinase, producing the protein MMQVLPIQTSATTKECPPIGKLIVLTGPSGVGKGTLMRSLLQRHPQLYYSVSVTTRSPRLGEIDGKNYYFINRSKFEQLVAQGEFLEWAEFAGNYYGTPRETVVNQIQSGKLVVLEIELEGARQIRASFPNVLSIFILPPSFDELEKRIRGRGQDSEEAIARRLARAKAEIAAADEFNIQIVNDDFETALGAIEAALFE; encoded by the coding sequence ATGATGCAAGTTTTACCCATCCAGACTAGTGCTACTACCAAAGAATGCCCACCTATAGGCAAGTTAATTGTGTTAACTGGCCCTAGTGGAGTCGGCAAAGGCACCTTAATGCGATCGCTGTTGCAGCGTCATCCGCAACTTTATTATTCTGTATCCGTGACAACTCGTTCTCCTCGTTTGGGAGAAATCGATGGCAAAAATTATTACTTTATTAACCGTAGTAAGTTTGAACAATTGGTTGCTCAAGGTGAATTTTTAGAGTGGGCGGAATTTGCGGGTAATTATTACGGCACTCCGCGGGAAACTGTGGTTAACCAAATTCAGTCTGGTAAGTTAGTAGTGCTGGAAATTGAGTTAGAAGGGGCAAGACAAATTCGTGCTTCCTTTCCTAATGTCCTCAGCATTTTCATATTGCCGCCCTCCTTTGATGAATTAGAAAAACGGATACGTGGCCGTGGACAAGACTCGGAAGAAGCGATCGCTCGTCGTCTAGCCCGTGCCAAAGCAGAAATTGCTGCTGCTGATGAATTTAATATTCAAATCGTCAATGACGATTTTGAAACGGCACTTGGCGCGATTGAAGCAGCTTTATTTGAATAA
- the remA gene encoding extracellular matrix/biofilm regulator RemA yields the protein MEIQLINIGFGNIVSANKVVAIVSPESAPIKRIITDARERGELIDATYGRRTRAVIITDSNHVILSAIQPETVANRFVISRDHHAVDN from the coding sequence ATGGAAATTCAATTAATCAATATCGGTTTCGGCAACATTGTGTCAGCTAACAAAGTAGTTGCGATCGTTAGTCCAGAATCTGCTCCAATTAAGCGAATCATTACAGATGCGCGAGAAAGAGGTGAACTAATTGACGCAACTTATGGTCGTCGGACAAGGGCTGTAATTATTACAGATTCCAACCACGTCATCCTTTCAGCAATTCAGCCAGAAACGGTAGCAAATCGTTTCGTGATTTCTCGTGATCATCATGCTGTAGATAATTAA